The Lycium barbarum isolate Lr01 chromosome 11, ASM1917538v2, whole genome shotgun sequence genome contains the following window.
AACTTATAAATAAAGGCAAGAGCTCATTTTATGTACACAGTAAGGTGTCTAATGTGTTGATACAACAGGTGGAGAATATTACTAGTTTTAAAAGAGGcacttttccttttacatatttgGGTTGTCCTGTCACACACTCAAGGAAGAGGAAGGCTGATTACAATGATCTGATCAAGAAAGTCAAGAATAGGCTGCAGACTTGGAAAAGAAGATTGCTATCATTTGGAGGAAAGGTTGTTCTGATCAATAATGTACTAATGAGTATGCCAATACATTTGTTGTCAGCCATCAAACCTCCAAAATGTGTTATCATTGATATGCACAAAATGTTCTCAAGATTTTTCTGGAATAATAGTGAGGAAGGCGGAAGAAGACACTGGTCATCATGGCTAACTTGTGTAAGCCAAAAGAGGAAGGAGGAGTAGGCTTTAGATCTTTGTTTGATGTATCTAAAGCCTTATGTGCAAAACTGTGGTGGAAATTCAGGAAAACAAATACTCTATAGGAAAACTACATGTGGATCAAATATTGTAAGAGGCACAGTCCTCAGAATGTGCAGTGGAAGGGAGGTTCTCAAGTATGGAAGGCAATAATAGAGGCTAGAGATAATATAGAGCAAGAAATATGGTGGGAACCAAGGAGTGGAACTGCAAATGtatggtttgacaactggacaaaGCTAGGGGCTCTATATCACATTACTCCTGATGATTTTGTGATAGATGAGGgtgttcaagatgtaaaagaacttATGTTGCAGGATGGTTGGAACATAGGAAGACTGCAGCAGTTATTCCCCATGGATATTGTGGACTATATATTAGAAGAATTGCACTTTCATGAACCAAAAGAAGAGTGGGATAGGCCAAGATGGATGATGACAGCATCAGGCAAATTTACTGTAGGCACTGCATGGGAATTACTGAGGAGCAAAGCGGTCAAGTCAGATGTGTTTAAGAACATGTGGATATCGGGGGTACCTTTTAAGATATCCTTCTTTTTCTGGAGGTTGTGGAAGTACAAAATACCAGTTGGAGAGGTAGTAAGAAGGATTGGGGTAGATACTGAGGCAACATGTTACTGCTGTGATCATAGGCAATATGAAACTGTGGATCATTTGTTTGTTACAGGAACTGTTGCTACATAAgtgtggacttatgttaaaactgttATTGGcatcacaacatagtttcaaCAAGTCAGGCAGATTCTTCAGGTCTGGTGGAATGCAGATTGCCTCTCAAAGTTCAGAACCATCTTTAAAGCTATTCCAATGGTCACTATGTGGCAGATATGGAAGTGGAGGAATACAGTCCTACATGGAGGGAGGATGTCCATCAACAAAGTGATTTATGAGATAAATATGATCATATATCAAATGTGTAGAATGAGGTTTCTAGGGAAGAACAACTTACCAAGATGCATACCTCAAATCCTACAATTCTTTGAAGCATACAGGCCAAGAATTGTAAGCAAGATAGTGAAATGGGATTTTCCTATGCTAGGATGGTTTAAATGTAATTCTGTTGGAGCCTCTAGGGGAAATCCTGGACCAAGATCTGTGGCCTTTTGTATTACAAATGTAGTAGGTGATCTCCAGTTTGCAGCAGCAAGAAGGATATTAGATGGTTCAAATTTGAATGCTGAAGCAAGGGCACTACATGAGGGTCTTAAGTACTGTGTTACACACAGTCTGTTGCTTGTGGTGATGGAAACAGACTCAATTACTATGAAGATGATCTTAAATTGTCAGTGGGAGACTCCATGGAGTAtatcaatgatcataaatgatatttcaaggttgaggagggataaagaagtgagggtggagcatgttctgagagaaggaaatggcctagctgattttttaactaactatgcttttgattttgcaggtgaccATCATTTTCATAGCTTTACTTCACTTCCTATGAAAGCAAGGAAAATTCTAAATACAGAAAAGTCACAGATACTATACATGAGGATCAGGACAGCTAAGGACCATCATATTCCCGGAGATTAATAGCAATCTGGAGAGTAGTAGTAGCAACAAGGCTACATTTCAACATGCCATGAATAGCAACTTGTACCTGTATGAAACTATCTTTGGTAGGAGTACAAGAGTGGTATTAGCTTGAAGCTCATTCTCTTGTAAGACTTCTAAAGATTGGTTCATTCAGGAAACTTGAGACAATGACAAACAAATTTCAACATCAAGACAAGGAGATAGCAGCTACATCTGGAGGAACGTGGAGGAATTCTACTCCATCCTGGAAGCCTGAATATGTATTTATTTGACTTTGAACCATACCACCTGGTGAGATCTTCTAGGTGTTTGAGATGGTATCAAGTCAAGGCCAGAGGATTTGCAGTAGACTAGCTTCTATATAGTCTTTGGATGTAGTTTACATTTCATTCCTTTTTTCTTAGGATCtttttcatttgttttcttttcttttc
Protein-coding sequences here:
- the LOC132619834 gene encoding uncharacterized protein LOC132619834, coding for MWIKYCKRHSPQNVQWKGGSQVWKAIIEARDNIEQEIWWEPRSGTANVWFDNWTKLGALYHITPDDFVIDEGVQDVKELMLQDGWNIGRLQQLFPMDIVDYILEELHFHEPKEEWDRPRWMMTASGKFTVGTAWELLRSKAVKSDVFKNMWISGVPFKISFFFWRLWKYKIPVGEELLLHKCGLMLKLLLASQHSFNKSGRFFRSGGMQIASQSSEPSLKLFQWSLCGRYGSGGIQSYMEGGCPSTK